The proteins below come from a single Ptychodera flava strain L36383 chromosome 6, AS_Pfla_20210202, whole genome shotgun sequence genomic window:
- the LOC139135114 gene encoding perlucin-like protein: MRKDNIRKRSTSKIRPTMAVKLVLLFLSGVVLISAKGKDCAPSFCSCKKYEVHCEMPEDANKQMTYYEYAAAQCKSHGGVLANLADPDVDAMLKKFIANEGLDGSACINNFGFFIGLTDPNYDGSFVWSNGNPLCQGCYTNWAPGEPNNNDKKDENGQNCGQLWYRSNHNGLWDDEYCNERPKGYVCEIPNNCCCSETP; this comes from the exons ATGAGGAAAGACAACATTAGAAAGAGATCGACTTCAAAAATCAG ACCAACAATGGCTGTAAAACTAGTTTTACTGTTTCTGTCTGGAGTAGTGTTGATCTCGGCCAAGGGCAAG GATTGCGCGC CGTCCTTCTGTTCTTGCAAGAAGTACGAAGTGCACTGTGAAATGCCTGAAGACGCTAACAAACAGATGACGTATTACGAGTATGCGGCGGCTCAATGCAAGTCACATGGCGGTGTCTTGGCTAACCTTGCCGACCCAGACGTTGACGCCATGTTGAAGAAGTTCATCGCCAACGAAGGGCTCGATGGGTCTGCCTGTATCAAcaactttggattttttatcgGTCTCACCGATCCTAACTATGACGGTTCGTTTGTTTGGAGCAATGGGAACCCTCTGTGCCAGGGTTGTTACACCAATTGGGCCCCAGGTGAACCAAACAACAATGATAAAAAAGACGAAAATGGGCAGAACTGCGGTCAACTTTG GTACAGATCTAACCATAACGGACTTTGGGATGATGAATACTGTAACGAAAGACCAAAGGGATACGTCTGTGAAATTCCAA ACAACTGCTGTTGCAGCGAAACTCCTTAG